TTAACCAATAGCCGCCAGGGCAGCGTTGAAGGTTGCGCTTGGACGCATCGCCCTGGATGTCTTCTCCGGATCAGGGTGATAATAGCCGCCTATGTCAACAGGTTTACCCTGTGCTCCTATCAGCTCTCCGGCAA
This portion of the Nitrospirota bacterium genome encodes:
- a CDS encoding NADP-dependent isocitrate dehydrogenase; translation: AGELIGAQGKPVDIGGYYHPDPEKTSRAMRPSATFNAALAAIG